Proteins encoded together in one Mycobacterium sp. MS1601 window:
- a CDS encoding NifU family protein, with translation MTATAESRPAVDDFEGLAQRVDDAVTALAGLDPASRAVADEVKAAVEAVHRAGLVTIVRRLREDPATRAVLFDLVDDPVVHLLLSLHEIIRPDPVTHANQVLTAVRPQLQSHGGDVTLVRVQDGTASVRLEGACNGCSMSSVTLRNLVESALIEGVPAITAVEVLPNEPSPTLIPLESLRIGRPDDGWARLGSAAEIADGALTVSHAQGAEVIIVSIENRLSAYRNECAHEALPLDNAILDVENGTLTCPWHGFCFDAGSGECLSAPGAQLEQLPLRIDGGEVWVRVQA, from the coding sequence GTGACCGCCACCGCCGAATCACGGCCTGCAGTTGACGATTTCGAGGGACTGGCGCAGCGGGTCGACGACGCGGTGACCGCACTGGCCGGGCTGGATCCGGCGTCGCGGGCGGTGGCCGATGAGGTCAAGGCTGCGGTTGAGGCGGTGCATCGCGCTGGGCTGGTCACCATCGTGCGTCGGCTGCGCGAGGACCCGGCCACCCGCGCTGTGCTCTTCGACTTGGTTGACGACCCCGTCGTCCACCTGCTGTTGTCGCTGCACGAGATCATCCGGCCCGATCCCGTGACACACGCCAACCAGGTACTCACGGCGGTACGGCCGCAACTGCAGAGCCACGGAGGGGACGTGACCCTGGTCCGTGTCCAGGACGGCACTGCCTCCGTCCGGCTGGAAGGAGCCTGCAACGGCTGCTCCATGTCGTCGGTGACCCTGCGCAACCTGGTGGAGAGCGCACTGATCGAGGGGGTGCCCGCGATCACCGCCGTCGAGGTGTTGCCGAATGAACCCTCGCCCACGTTGATACCGCTGGAATCCTTGAGGATCGGCCGCCCCGACGACGGCTGGGCCAGGCTGGGTTCGGCTGCCGAGATCGCCGATGGCGCTCTCACCGTGTCGCACGCCCAGGGCGCCGAGGTGATCATCGTCAGCATCGAGAACCGCCTGTCGGCCTACCGTAACGAATGTGCCCATGAGGCACTGCCTTTGGACAATGCCATCCTCGACGTCGAGAATGGAACGCTGACCTGTCCGTGGCACGGCTTCTGCTTCGATGCCGGGTCGGGGGAGTGCCTCAGCGCGCCAGGAGCGCAGTTGGAGCAGTTGCCGCTGCGGATCGACGGCGGCGAGGTCTGGGTTCGCGTGCAGGCATGA
- a CDS encoding NHL repeat-containing protein — protein MSRYTVRHSIGGAVLSAPTAGPGLVDVSGGWAPEVWLGAPAPGGLALPPASPTMAWMYSPRGVFLDDHHVVVADSGNHRVLVWHGIPSDDEQPADVVLGQPDGSTEGRAAGGRGPERGMNLPTGVLIHEGRLVVADAWHHRILIWDSVPTASDRAPDVILGQPDASAVEPNRGMDCSTSTLYWPFGIAMVGGTFWVADTGNRRVLGWRNGIPCPGQPADILLGQVDAASRDENRGGTAGPASFRWPHGIAGRDDLLLIADAGDHRMLGWSPQPDQDSPADILLGQPDFQTVQEWPYGPHTGDRFRFPYAIGFDADRLAIADTANNRILLWDELPVDGRAADHVLAQPSFAANGENRWTSVQRDTLCWPYGLSLCGERLAVADSGNNRVMIWRRSG, from the coding sequence ATGAGCCGGTACACCGTCCGGCACAGCATCGGTGGGGCTGTCCTGTCTGCGCCCACGGCGGGTCCTGGCCTCGTGGACGTCAGTGGTGGCTGGGCTCCGGAGGTCTGGCTGGGTGCCCCGGCACCGGGGGGCCTGGCGCTCCCGCCGGCTTCGCCGACGATGGCGTGGATGTACTCACCACGCGGGGTCTTTCTCGACGACCATCACGTGGTGGTGGCCGACTCGGGAAATCACCGGGTGTTGGTGTGGCACGGCATTCCCTCTGATGATGAGCAGCCCGCCGATGTGGTGCTGGGGCAGCCCGACGGCAGCACTGAAGGGCGGGCCGCCGGTGGCCGTGGCCCCGAGCGAGGGATGAACCTGCCCACCGGGGTGTTGATCCACGAGGGCCGGTTGGTGGTCGCCGACGCCTGGCACCACCGGATCCTGATCTGGGACAGCGTGCCTACCGCCAGCGATCGCGCGCCAGACGTGATTCTCGGACAGCCCGATGCATCTGCAGTCGAGCCCAACCGGGGCATGGACTGTTCGACATCGACTTTGTACTGGCCTTTCGGTATCGCCATGGTGGGCGGCACGTTCTGGGTGGCGGATACCGGCAACCGACGGGTTCTCGGTTGGCGCAACGGTATTCCGTGCCCCGGGCAGCCTGCCGACATTCTGCTGGGACAGGTGGACGCTGCTTCGCGGGACGAGAATCGGGGCGGCACGGCAGGCCCGGCGAGCTTCCGGTGGCCGCACGGCATCGCCGGCCGCGATGATCTTCTGCTGATCGCCGACGCCGGCGATCACCGGATGTTGGGATGGTCACCACAACCCGACCAGGACAGCCCCGCCGACATTCTGCTGGGACAGCCGGATTTCCAGACCGTGCAGGAATGGCCCTACGGCCCGCACACCGGGGACCGGTTCCGGTTCCCGTACGCCATCGGCTTCGACGCGGATCGCCTGGCCATCGCGGACACCGCCAACAACCGGATCTTGCTGTGGGATGAACTGCCCGTCGACGGTCGTGCCGCTGACCACGTGTTGGCGCAACCGTCGTTCGCCGCCAACGGCGAGAACCGATGGACCTCCGTACAACGCGACACCCTGTGCTGGCCCTACGGACTCTCGCTGTGTGGGGAGCGGCTGGCAGTGGCCGACTCGGGGAACAACCGGGTGATGATTTGGCGGCGGTCGGGTTGA
- a CDS encoding NADH-quinone oxidoreductase subunit A, with translation MGVYLPILVLGAIAAAFASVSVGIALVVGPRRFNRAKLEAYECGIEPARQPMGAARFPVKFYLTAMLFIVFDIEIVFLYPWAVSFDQLGMFALVEMLLFMATVFVAYAYVWRRGGLEWD, from the coding sequence ATGGGTGTCTATCTACCGATCCTGGTTCTCGGTGCCATTGCCGCGGCGTTCGCTTCTGTGTCGGTGGGGATCGCGCTGGTGGTTGGGCCGCGCCGGTTCAACCGGGCCAAGTTGGAGGCCTACGAGTGCGGGATCGAACCGGCTCGCCAGCCCATGGGTGCGGCGCGGTTTCCGGTGAAGTTCTATCTGACGGCGATGCTGTTCATCGTTTTCGACATCGAGATTGTCTTTTTGTATCCGTGGGCGGTGTCCTTCGATCAGCTGGGGATGTTCGCCCTGGTGGAGATGCTGCTCTTTATGGCGACGGTGTTTGTGGCCTATGCCTACGTATGGCGGCGAGGTGGTCTGGAATGGGATTAG
- a CDS encoding NuoB/complex I 20 kDa subunit family protein, producing the protein MGLEEQLPGGILLSTVEKVAGFVRKGSLWPATFGLACCAIEMMATAGPRFDIARFGMERFSATPRQADLMIVAGRVSQKMAPVLRQVYDQMAEPKWVLAMGVCASSGGMFNNYAIVQGVDHVVPVDIYLPGCPPRPEMLLHAILTLHAKIAEMPLGVHRDEVVAAAEKAALNARPTIELTGLLR; encoded by the coding sequence ATGGGATTAGAAGAACAGTTGCCTGGCGGGATCCTGCTCTCGACGGTGGAGAAGGTGGCCGGTTTTGTGCGTAAGGGGTCGCTGTGGCCGGCGACGTTCGGGCTCGCGTGCTGTGCCATCGAGATGATGGCGACCGCGGGGCCGCGTTTCGACATTGCCCGGTTCGGCATGGAGCGGTTTTCGGCGACGCCGCGGCAGGCGGATCTGATGATCGTGGCCGGGCGGGTGTCGCAGAAGATGGCCCCGGTGTTGCGGCAGGTCTACGACCAGATGGCCGAGCCCAAATGGGTTCTGGCCATGGGCGTTTGCGCATCGTCCGGCGGGATGTTCAACAACTACGCGATCGTCCAGGGCGTCGATCACGTGGTGCCCGTCGACATCTACCTCCCCGGGTGCCCACCACGGCCGGAGATGCTGTTGCACGCGATCCTCACGCTGCACGCCAAGATCGCCGAGATGCCGTTGGGGGTGCATCGCGATGAGGTGGTGGCCGCAGCCGAGAAAGCGGCCCTGAACGCCAGACCCACCATCGAACTGACCGGGTTGCTGCGATGA
- a CDS encoding NADH-quinone oxidoreductase subunit C, translating into MTGMFGVRGSGDTSGYGRLLPRKRTPVSSSRPFGGYFDTVVDSLELCLGELPAVERVTVHAGQLTLHVVREHLVSVARVLRDDPALRFELCAGVSGVHYPQDAGRELRAFYPLMSITHNRRLQLEVACPDADPHVPSLFSVYPTVDWHERETYDFFGIIFDGHPALTRIEMPDDWIGHPQRKDYPLGGVPVQYHGATIAPPDQRRSYT; encoded by the coding sequence ATGACGGGCATGTTCGGGGTGCGGGGGTCCGGCGATACGTCCGGTTACGGGCGACTGTTACCGCGAAAGAGGACGCCTGTCAGCAGTTCTCGCCCCTTTGGTGGCTACTTCGATACGGTGGTTGATTCGCTGGAGTTGTGCCTGGGGGAGTTGCCGGCGGTCGAGAGGGTGACGGTACACGCCGGCCAGTTGACCCTGCATGTGGTACGGGAACACCTGGTGTCCGTGGCCCGGGTGCTGCGTGATGATCCGGCGTTGCGTTTCGAGTTGTGTGCCGGGGTGTCGGGGGTGCATTACCCGCAGGATGCTGGGCGGGAGTTGCGGGCGTTCTATCCGTTGATGTCGATTACTCACAATCGGCGTCTGCAGCTCGAGGTCGCGTGTCCGGATGCTGATCCGCATGTGCCGTCGCTGTTTTCGGTGTATCCCACGGTGGACTGGCATGAACGTGAGACCTACGACTTCTTCGGCATCATCTTCGACGGCCATCCCGCGTTGACCCGCATCGAGATGCCCGATGACTGGATCGGGCATCCGCAGCGCAAGGACTACCCCCTGGGTGGGGTGCCGGTGCAGTACCACGGCGCCACCATCGCACCACCGGATCAGCGGAGGTCCTACACATGA
- the nuoD gene encoding NADH dehydrogenase (quinone) subunit D, producing the protein MTDTAGSVDAGSRARGTTPLTEPAERVITLGGQDWEEIVTAARAGGDAGERLVVNMGPQHPSTHGVLRLILEIEGETVTQARCGIGYLHTGIEKNLEYRTWTQGVTFVTRMDYLSPFFNETAYCLGVEHLLGVTDDIPERASVIRVMLMELNRISSHLVALATGGMELGAMSAMFYGFREREEILTVFEAITGLRMNHAYIRPGGVAADLPDDGLDRVKHLLDILPGRLAQLSALLRDNPIWKARTVDIGYLDLTGCMALGITGPVLRSTGLPHDLRKTQPYCGYQDYEFDVITDDACDCYGRYVIRVDEMAESLRIVSQCVARLEGLAGAPVMITDKKLAWPADLELGPDGLGNSPDHIAKIMGRSMEGLIHHFKIVTEGFRVPPGQCYVAVESPRGELGVHMVSDGGTRPYRAHYRDPSFTNLQAVAAMCEGGMVADVISAVASIDPVMGGVDR; encoded by the coding sequence ATGACCGACACCGCCGGTTCCGTCGACGCCGGGTCTCGTGCTCGCGGAACAACGCCGCTCACCGAACCCGCCGAACGCGTCATCACCCTGGGCGGGCAGGACTGGGAGGAGATCGTCACCGCCGCCCGCGCCGGCGGCGACGCCGGGGAACGACTCGTGGTCAACATGGGCCCCCAACACCCGTCCACCCACGGGGTGCTGCGCCTGATCCTGGAGATCGAAGGCGAAACCGTCACCCAGGCCCGCTGCGGTATCGGCTACCTACACACCGGCATCGAGAAGAACCTGGAGTACCGCACCTGGACCCAGGGCGTCACCTTCGTCACCCGCATGGACTATCTATCGCCGTTCTTCAACGAAACCGCCTACTGCCTGGGCGTCGAACACCTGCTGGGGGTCACCGACGACATCCCCGAACGCGCCTCGGTGATCCGGGTGATGCTGATGGAACTCAACCGCATCTCCTCGCATCTGGTGGCCCTGGCCACCGGCGGCATGGAACTGGGCGCCATGTCAGCGATGTTCTACGGCTTCCGCGAACGCGAAGAAATCCTCACCGTCTTCGAAGCCATCACCGGCCTGCGGATGAACCACGCCTACATCCGCCCCGGCGGCGTGGCCGCCGATCTCCCCGACGACGGCCTCGACCGCGTCAAACACCTCCTGGACATCCTGCCGGGCCGGTTGGCGCAGCTGTCGGCCCTGCTGCGGGACAACCCCATCTGGAAGGCCCGCACCGTCGACATCGGCTACCTCGACCTGACCGGATGCATGGCCCTGGGGATCACCGGCCCGGTACTGCGCTCCACCGGCCTACCCCATGATCTGCGCAAGACACAGCCCTACTGCGGATACCAGGACTACGAGTTCGACGTCATCACCGACGACGCCTGCGACTGCTACGGCCGCTATGTGATCCGGGTCGACGAGATGGCCGAATCGCTGCGCATCGTGTCCCAGTGCGTCGCGCGGCTCGAAGGCCTGGCCGGGGCCCCGGTGATGATCACCGACAAGAAACTCGCCTGGCCCGCCGATCTGGAGCTGGGGCCCGACGGCCTGGGCAACAGCCCGGATCACATCGCCAAGATCATGGGTCGCTCCATGGAAGGCCTGATCCACCACTTCAAGATCGTCACCGAGGGTTTCCGGGTCCCACCCGGGCAGTGCTATGTCGCTGTCGAGTCGCCGCGCGGTGAGTTGGGTGTGCACATGGTCTCCGACGGCGGCACCCGCCCGTATCGGGCGCACTACCGCGACCCGTCGTTCACCAACCTGCAGGCCGTCGCCGCCATGTGTGAAGGCGGCATGGTCGCCGACGTCATCTCCGCGGTGGCCTCCATCGATCCCGTCATGGGAGGCGTCGACAGATGA